From Campylobacter upsaliensis, the proteins below share one genomic window:
- the efp gene encoding elongation factor P, with protein sequence MATYAMGDLKKGLKIEIDGVPFKIVEYQHVKPGKGPAFVRVKIKSFIDGKVLEKTIHAGDKCEAPNLEQKTMQYLYDDGENCQFMDTQSYEQVAISDDDVGEAKKWMLDGMMVEVLFHNGKAIGVEVPQVVELKIIETAPNFKGDTQGSNKKPATLETGAVVQIPFHVLEGEVIRVDTTRGEYIEKANK encoded by the coding sequence ATGGCAACTTATGCAATGGGTGATTTAAAAAAGGGACTTAAGATAGAAATTGACGGCGTTCCGTTTAAGATAGTAGAGTATCAACATGTAAAACCAGGCAAGGGACCTGCCTTTGTCCGCGTGAAAATCAAGTCTTTTATAGACGGCAAGGTTTTAGAAAAAACAATCCACGCAGGAGATAAATGCGAAGCTCCAAATTTGGAGCAAAAAACAATGCAGTATCTTTATGATGATGGCGAAAATTGTCAATTTATGGATACGCAAAGTTACGAGCAAGTGGCTATCAGCGATGATGATGTTGGCGAGGCTAAAAAATGGATGCTTGATGGTATGATGGTCGAAGTGCTTTTTCACAATGGCAAAGCCATAGGCGTGGAAGTGCCTCAAGTAGTTGAGCTTAAAATCATCGAAACCGCTCCAAATTTCAAAGGCGACACACAAGGCTCAAACAAAAAGCCCGCCACGCTTGAAACAGGTGCTGTGGTGCAAATCCCTTTTCATGTTTTAGAGGGTGAAGTAATACGCGTTGATACCACAAGAGGCGAATATATAGAAAAAGCAAATAAATAA
- a CDS encoding polysaccharide pyruvyl transferase family protein, which yields MLRKLKNKKSVFFKKLRDALELDKIQKNLELIERRQFLHLFTQSMQNATKKDFKANHFVLFDYSHHTHLGYHNLGDFIQTIATKAAIKKNFSKVEFEYSSSESLMFKQGGGIVIMQGYFSLSNNFLPPPSLLCVFIGTHFNPSAMNFIQFFNAHFPHYFKNKDLGCRDNFTLEFCQKMGFNAYLSRCLTLTLDKRERSETQSVIFLVNVDEDLMPFIPQNLRENAEFINQKSIKIEDEPSYTQEHFFKKTQNLLRRYKNEAKLIITTGLHIASPCTAMGIPVILIAQNEEQLNRFSALKGIIPIYTKKDLEQNAVDFSPKVPNIEDLKEAMLENVKLSIDKERGKEIDTQKLKKLREFIATYKTSRFH from the coding sequence ATGCTAAGAAAATTAAAAAATAAAAAAAGTGTTTTTTTTAAAAAACTTCGTGATGCGCTTGAGCTTGATAAAATTCAAAAAAATTTAGAACTTATAGAAAGAAGGCAATTTTTACACCTTTTTACGCAAAGTATGCAAAATGCTACTAAAAAAGATTTTAAGGCGAATCATTTTGTGCTATTTGACTACTCTCATCATACGCATTTAGGTTATCATAATTTAGGTGATTTTATCCAAACTATCGCCACAAAAGCCGCCATTAAAAAGAATTTTTCTAAAGTAGAATTTGAATACTCTAGCAGTGAAAGCCTGATGTTTAAGCAAGGTGGAGGCATAGTTATTATGCAAGGCTATTTTTCTCTTAGCAATAATTTTCTCCCGCCACCTAGCCTTTTATGCGTTTTCATCGGCACGCATTTTAATCCAAGCGCGATGAATTTTATACAATTTTTTAACGCACATTTTCCGCATTATTTCAAAAATAAAGACTTAGGATGCAGAGATAATTTTACTTTGGAATTTTGTCAAAAAATGGGCTTTAATGCCTATCTTTCAAGATGTTTAACCTTAACTTTAGATAAAAGAGAAAGAAGCGAAACGCAAAGTGTGATTTTTTTAGTCAATGTTGATGAAGATTTAATGCCTTTTATCCCTCAAAATTTACGCGAAAATGCTGAATTTATCAATCAAAAATCCATCAAAATAGAAGATGAGCCAAGCTATACTCAAGAGCATTTTTTCAAAAAAACGCAAAATTTACTTAGACGCTATAAAAACGAAGCAAAACTCATCATCACCACAGGACTTCACATCGCTTCACCTTGCACGGCTATGGGAATTCCTGTCATTTTAATCGCACAAAATGAAGAACAACTTAACCGCTTTTCAGCCCTAAAGGGCATTATACCCATTTATACTAAAAAAGATTTAGAGCAAAATGCGGTCGATTTTTCCCCTAAAGTGCCAAATATCGAAGATTTAAAAGAGGCTATGTTAGAAAATGTAAAACTTAGCATTGACAAAGAACGAGGCAAGGAAATAGACACGCAAAAGCTCAAAAAATTACGCGAATTTATAGCAACTTATAAAACAAGTCGTTTTCATTAA
- the fliS gene encoding flagellar export chaperone FliS produces the protein MENNLAYSVYSESQVGIESPQRLVEMLYEGVLRFCARAKHAIRNEDIEQRVYFIKRVTAIFIELTNNLDYEKGGEVAFYLAGLYTREIQLLSLANLENSEEKIDEVINVTKGLLEAWREVHSNENQ, from the coding sequence ATGGAAAATAATCTAGCTTACAGCGTTTATTCAGAATCACAAGTGGGGATAGAATCCCCACAAAGACTAGTGGAAATGCTTTATGAGGGAGTTTTACGCTTTTGTGCCAGAGCCAAACACGCTATAAGAAATGAGGACATCGAACAAAGGGTGTATTTTATCAAACGCGTAACGGCGATTTTCATAGAGCTGACAAATAATTTAGACTATGAAAAAGGGGGCGAGGTCGCCTTTTACCTAGCGGGACTTTACACAAGGGAAATTCAGCTTTTATCCTTAGCAAATTTAGAAAATAGTGAAGAAAAAATCGATGAAGTCATTAATGTAACTAAAGGACTCTTAGAAGCGTGGAGAGAAGTGCATAGCAATGAAAATCAATGA
- the fliD gene encoding flagellar filament capping protein FliD codes for MALGTLSSLGFASGVLTQETIDKLKKAEEARRVEPYKKKVEENAAKQKDLTEIKTKLLAFQTAVSSLGDATAFAARKVSSSIKDNPAASLSADAGVALQSMKVNVTQLAEKDVYQSKALTTDTGVINANLQSDTKLTFFQNGKEYSVTIDKTTTYKDLADKISTASDGNIVAKIINTGEKPDGYRLSLTSKETGEENAISFYPGSKETTKQPDGTSKTEYKENEEAKKIFTNLGWELDTIPSLKPEDVEKKKVGYGIKDQTNHLKKAQNAEFTMDGIKMVRPSNTITDLAVGLTLTLNKTGEVNFEVQQDTEAVTKAMEDLVNAYNDLVANLNASTDFNSETGMKGTLQGVSEVNSIRSTLISALFDSVPVEGVIKDKNGNDMNATVMLSMQDFGLKISESGNLSFIKSDFEKKMKEDISFAEGFFAGITKYKDIDHAGQTVETNKGKIEDEEFGLGDFKIIFNHETYDLSKGKDGKPFKPTGSSVQEKMQSLVDHINSLGIDGLSVKLEEVKQGGVNGFKIKFHSESGSDFAIEGKEDLLKQFGLSATKITAQPIEGKGIFAQLKNTLEGITGKDGSLTKYDEGLTKDTEALNKSKDSTQEMINKRFETMQMQFLQYEVILNRLNTQLNTISNMINAANQSNNN; via the coding sequence ATGGCACTAGGAACTTTATCAAGCTTAGGCTTTGCTTCTGGGGTTTTAACCCAAGAGACCATTGACAAATTAAAAAAAGCAGAAGAGGCAAGGAGGGTTGAACCCTATAAGAAAAAAGTAGAAGAAAATGCTGCCAAACAAAAGGACTTAACCGAGATAAAAACTAAACTTTTAGCCTTTCAAACTGCCGTTTCTTCACTAGGGGATGCCACCGCTTTTGCGGCTAGAAAGGTAAGCTCTAGCATTAAAGACAATCCAGCTGCAAGTTTAAGTGCGGATGCGGGCGTGGCTTTGCAAAGTATGAAGGTTAATGTTACTCAACTTGCGGAAAAAGATGTGTATCAAAGTAAAGCTCTTACGACAGATACGGGCGTTATTAATGCGAACTTACAAAGTGATACCAAACTCACCTTTTTTCAAAATGGTAAAGAATATAGCGTAACTATCGATAAAACGACTACCTACAAAGACCTAGCGGATAAAATCAGCACCGCAAGCGATGGTAACATAGTCGCTAAAATCATCAACACAGGCGAAAAGCCTGACGGCTACCGCTTAAGCCTTACAAGTAAAGAAACAGGCGAGGAAAATGCGATAAGCTTTTATCCGGGGAGTAAGGAAACAACTAAACAACCAGATGGAACATCTAAAACGGAATATAAAGAAAATGAAGAAGCTAAGAAAATTTTTACAAATTTAGGCTGGGAGCTTGACACTATCCCCTCTTTAAAACCTGAAGATGTGGAGAAAAAGAAAGTGGGCTATGGCATCAAAGACCAAACGAATCACCTTAAAAAAGCACAAAATGCTGAATTTACAATGGACGGCATCAAAATGGTGCGTCCAAGTAATACCATAACCGACCTAGCCGTGGGCTTAACCCTCACGCTTAATAAAACAGGCGAAGTGAATTTCGAAGTCCAGCAAGATACCGAAGCCGTAACGAAGGCTATGGAAGATTTAGTTAATGCCTATAATGACCTTGTGGCAAATCTTAACGCCTCAACGGATTTTAATAGCGAAACAGGTATGAAGGGAACCTTACAAGGTGTGAGTGAAGTCAATAGCATACGCTCCACCCTTATCTCCGCTCTTTTTGACTCTGTGCCTGTGGAGGGCGTAATCAAGGATAAAAATGGTAATGATATGAACGCCACCGTTATGCTTTCTATGCAAGACTTTGGGCTTAAGATAAGTGAAAGTGGGAATTTAAGCTTTATCAAAAGCGATTTTGAGAAAAAGATGAAAGAGGATATTTCCTTTGCGGAGGGCTTTTTTGCGGGTATTACAAAATATAAGGACATCGACCACGCAGGGCAAACTGTCGAAACTAATAAAGGCAAGATAGAGGATGAAGAATTTGGGCTAGGCGATTTTAAAATCATCTTTAACCACGAAACCTACGATTTGTCAAAAGGTAAAGATGGTAAACCTTTCAAGCCAACAGGTAGTAGTGTGCAAGAAAAAATGCAAAGTTTAGTCGATCATATCAACTCCCTTGGCATAGACGGACTTAGCGTTAAGCTTGAGGAAGTGAAACAAGGCGGAGTTAATGGCTTTAAGATTAAATTTCACAGCGAAAGTGGCTCGGACTTTGCTATCGAGGGAAAAGAAGACTTACTCAAGCAATTTGGCTTAAGTGCGACTAAAATCACAGCCCAACCTATCGAGGGAAAAGGCATTTTCGCCCAGCTTAAAAACACGCTTGAGGGCATTACGGGAAAAGACGGCTCTTTAACAAAATATGACGAGGGCTTAACTAAAGACACAGAAGCGCTTAATAAGTCTAAAGACTCCACGCAAGAGATGATTAATAAAAGATTTGAAACAATGCAAATGCAGTTTTTGCAATATGAAGTCATCTTAAATAGGCTTAACACGCAGCTTAATACCATAAGCAATATGATAAACGCTGCAAATCAGTCTAATAACAATTAA
- a CDS encoding FlaG family protein encodes MEISKAITRQQMDLTAKNQSLNTADNSKIVETNKTNAEATQGKQSFAEQLKEVAQKLNDQAESLNTNVRFGYNDKINSMYLSVTEKSTGKEIRQIPSEEAMRLSEHFREVIGMIFDKES; translated from the coding sequence ATGGAAATATCGAAGGCAATAACTAGGCAGCAAATGGACTTAACCGCAAAAAATCAAAGTCTAAACACTGCTGATAACTCTAAAATAGTAGAGACAAACAAGACAAACGCAGAGGCTACGCAAGGAAAGCAAAGCTTTGCAGAGCAGTTAAAAGAAGTCGCACAAAAGCTTAACGACCAAGCGGAGTCTTTAAACACAAATGTGCGTTTTGGCTATAACGATAAGATAAATTCGATGTATCTTAGCGTTACAGAAAAAAGCACAGGTAAAGAGATACGCCAAATTCCAAGCGAAGAGGCGATGCGACTGAGTGAGCACTTTAGAGAAGTGATAGGAATGATATTCGATAAGGAGAGTTAA
- a CDS encoding menaquinone biosynthesis decarboxylase yields MRRFIELLKQNELLKIIDEPLDVELEIPHIAYIEAKKFEEGKALLFTQPIREKKAYKYPVLMNTFCNQKALNLALTRDYEEVADEISQLTKLHIPTSLKAKFDFFTKLSKLRFAPPKRLQKEKALYRYELLPSLKELPILKTWSLDAAPFITMGQIYTQNPDKTQNNLGMYRLQVSSENELLMHWQIHKDGANFCREYKEAGLSKMPVSIAIGGDPLYIWCAQAPLPKGIFELLLYGFIKRQNARLTPCENGIFVPYDSDFVIEGYVDLDNFKLEGPFGDHTGFYTPPELFPVMKVDKIYAKKDAVYQATVVGKPPLEDRVMGLGTERIFLPLLQTTTPDLLDYKMPENGVFHNLILAKIHTHYPAHAQQIMHTLWGVGQMSFVKHALFVDKDAPNLEDYESLIPYILNRFDVEKIYISQGICDQLDHASPNACFGGKAALDATCNFNAKELEILSDEMLKSLFEKELEIHALKQFYTECKSPIVCILYDKKESVKASFEKLLKYKKHFRILIFLDKENHLENPYMLVWRVVNNLDAQRDIFIKNDCIALNATAKNEFENYQREWPKQTDCSKKVVENLILRNIIEEDTKLFKQFEIFG; encoded by the coding sequence ATGAGACGCTTTATAGAACTTTTAAAGCAAAATGAGCTTTTAAAAATCATCGATGAACCTTTAGATGTAGAGCTTGAAATCCCCCATATCGCTTATATCGAGGCGAAAAAATTCGAAGAGGGAAAGGCACTGCTTTTCACCCAGCCCATAAGGGAGAAAAAGGCTTATAAATACCCTGTTTTAATGAATACTTTTTGTAATCAAAAGGCTTTAAATTTAGCTCTAACGCGTGATTATGAAGAAGTAGCAGACGAAATTTCACAGCTAACTAAGCTTCATATCCCCACAAGCTTAAAGGCTAAATTTGACTTTTTTACCAAACTTTCAAAGCTTCGTTTTGCTCCACCTAAAAGGCTTCAAAAAGAAAAAGCACTTTATCGCTATGAGCTTTTACCCTCACTTAAAGAGCTTCCTATACTTAAAACTTGGAGTCTAGACGCCGCACCCTTTATCACTATGGGTCAAATTTATACGCAAAATCCCGACAAAACGCAAAATAATTTAGGTATGTATCGTTTGCAAGTAAGCAGTGAAAATGAGCTTTTAATGCACTGGCAAATTCACAAAGACGGAGCGAATTTTTGTAGAGAGTATAAAGAAGCTGGGCTTTCTAAAATGCCTGTTAGCATAGCCATAGGAGGCGATCCACTTTACATTTGGTGCGCACAAGCTCCACTTCCTAAGGGCATATTTGAGCTTTTGCTTTATGGCTTTATCAAAAGGCAAAACGCAAGGCTTACGCCGTGTGAAAATGGAATTTTTGTGCCTTATGATAGTGATTTTGTAATTGAGGGCTATGTAGATTTAGATAATTTTAAGCTTGAGGGTCCTTTTGGCGATCATACGGGCTTTTATACTCCACCTGAGCTTTTTCCCGTGATGAAAGTCGATAAAATTTATGCTAAAAAAGACGCCGTCTATCAAGCCACTGTAGTGGGAAAACCGCCTTTAGAAGATAGAGTGATGGGACTTGGGACTGAACGCATTTTTTTACCGCTTTTACAAACAACTACGCCTGATTTACTTGATTATAAAATGCCAGAAAATGGCGTCTTTCATAATCTCATCTTAGCTAAAATTCACACGCATTACCCCGCCCACGCACAACAAATTATGCACACACTTTGGGGTGTGGGGCAAATGAGCTTTGTTAAACACGCCCTTTTTGTGGATAAAGATGCGCCGAATTTAGAGGATTATGAAAGCTTAATCCCCTATATTTTAAACCGCTTTGATGTGGAGAAAATTTATATCTCTCAAGGCATTTGCGACCAGCTTGACCACGCCTCACCCAATGCTTGTTTTGGCGGTAAGGCAGCCCTTGATGCAACTTGTAATTTTAATGCTAAAGAGCTTGAAATTTTAAGCGATGAAATGCTTAAAAGTCTTTTTGAAAAAGAGCTTGAAATTCACGCCTTAAAGCAGTTTTATACAGAGTGTAAAAGCCCTATTGTGTGTATTTTATACGATAAAAAAGAAAGCGTTAAAGCAAGTTTTGAAAAGCTTTTAAAATACAAAAAGCATTTTAGAATTCTCATCTTTTTAGATAAAGAAAATCACCTAGAAAACCCCTATATGCTAGTGTGGCGTGTGGTTAATAATCTAGACGCACAAAGAGACATTTTTATCAAAAATGATTGCATAGCCTTAAACGCCACAGCGAAAAATGAATTTGAAAATTATCAAAGAGAGTGGCCAAAGCAGACAGATTGCTCCAAAAAAGTAGTGGAAAATCTCATCTTGCGTAATATTATTGAAGAAGACACAAAGCTTTTTAAACAATTTGAAATTTTTGGCTAA
- the hemC gene encoding hydroxymethylbilane synthase, whose protein sequence is MKKLIIATRKSPLALWQSEFIADILRKTHGIEVHLEGFSTKGDILLDSPLAKIGGKGLFTKELENAMLENKAHLAVHSLKDVPSFLPQGLVLAALSVREDDTDALLSELYKDLNALPQNAKVGTTSLRRKMQLLSLRPDLHIINLRGNVNSRLKRLKDGEFDAIILASAGVKRLRLEKEVKFIYRFSKDELVPAATQGILGIQSPDKSEILTLLQCLNDEKSLIESTVERDFIRTLEGGCQVPIGINAELIGEQITVRSILGLPDGSEILRDKRIILKKNYQGFGERLALEFIKRGAKELLKRAEAML, encoded by the coding sequence ATGAAAAAGCTCATCATAGCCACGAGAAAAAGCCCACTAGCTTTATGGCAAAGTGAATTTATAGCAGACATTTTACGCAAAACACACGGCATAGAAGTGCATTTAGAGGGCTTTAGCACTAAAGGAGATATTTTACTTGATAGCCCCTTAGCTAAAATAGGCGGTAAAGGACTTTTCACAAAAGAGCTTGAAAATGCTATGCTAGAAAATAAGGCTCATTTAGCCGTGCATAGCTTAAAAGATGTGCCTAGCTTCTTACCTCAGGGCTTAGTTTTAGCCGCACTTAGCGTAAGAGAAGATGACACGGACGCACTTTTAAGTGAGCTTTATAAAGACTTAAACGCCCTACCACAAAACGCTAAAGTCGGCACAACAAGCTTAAGGCGTAAAATGCAGCTTTTATCCTTGCGTCCTGATTTGCATATTATCAATTTAAGGGGCAATGTCAATTCTAGGCTTAAAAGACTTAAAGACGGCGAATTTGACGCTATTATTTTGGCAAGTGCAGGGGTCAAAAGACTAAGGCTTGAAAAAGAAGTCAAATTTATTTACCGCTTTAGCAAAGATGAGCTAGTCCCAGCCGCTACGCAAGGAATTTTAGGCATACAAAGCCCTGATAAAAGCGAAATTTTAACCCTACTTCAATGCCTTAACGATGAAAAATCCTTAATAGAAAGCACGGTTGAGAGAGACTTTATCCGCACTTTGGAGGGAGGGTGTCAAGTGCCTATTGGGATTAATGCGGAATTAATTGGGGAGCAAATCACCGTGCGTTCTATCCTAGGCTTACCAGATGGCAGTGAAATTTTACGCGATAAAAGGATCATTTTGAAAAAAAATTATCAAGGTTTTGGCGAGAGACTTGCACTTGAGTTTATCAAAAGAGGTGCGAAAGAGCTTTTAAAAAGAGCGGAGGCTATGCTATGA
- the yedE gene encoding selenium metabolism membrane protein YedE/FdhT, giving the protein MHSFKQKYLVNFWDNYKALVALGILSAVYFGIFGSVWAVTGEMTRWGGEFLELFGVDLSSYSYYQKQNLSGTPLTRTDGLMLIGMFVGCFIAALWANKVKWRLPASKIRIFQALVGGALAGFGARLAFGCNLANFFTGLPYFSLHTWIFTLFMVGGIYVGVKLCNMPFFKPKAKLMKVDKANCTLKPDKTRARVHFALGSVLFILFVLTLGYLSAGELNVKDKSSLLSLALLFGFGFGFVIARAQICFTSCFRDLFLFGRDKAVKGALMGMIIASLIAFAFILQGHGTKLIELSPALALGAFLFGFGIVFAGGCECGWTYRAFEGQTHFMLVGVANIAGTMILALSYDLIPSALKDGVKINLLSLGNLTGFGLNFTLFIFVFVLILCYKKNFFKGI; this is encoded by the coding sequence ATGCACTCTTTCAAACAAAAATATCTCGTTAATTTTTGGGACAATTATAAAGCCTTAGTCGCACTTGGAATTTTGAGTGCTGTTTATTTTGGCATTTTTGGTAGTGTGTGGGCTGTAACAGGAGAGATGACTCGCTGGGGCGGGGAATTTTTGGAGCTTTTTGGGGTGGATTTAAGCTCTTATTCTTACTATCAAAAGCAAAATTTAAGTGGCACTCCTCTCACAAGAACGGACGGCTTAATGCTTATAGGTATGTTTGTGGGCTGTTTTATCGCTGCACTTTGGGCTAATAAAGTCAAATGGCGACTTCCAGCTAGTAAAATAAGAATTTTCCAAGCCCTTGTAGGCGGTGCTTTGGCTGGTTTTGGAGCGCGACTTGCTTTTGGCTGTAATTTGGCGAATTTTTTTACTGGACTTCCTTATTTTTCTTTGCATACTTGGATTTTTACACTTTTTATGGTCGGGGGAATTTATGTAGGCGTAAAGCTTTGCAATATGCCTTTTTTCAAACCTAAGGCAAAATTAATGAAAGTGGATAAGGCAAATTGCACTTTAAAGCCTGACAAAACTAGAGCGAGGGTGCATTTTGCATTAGGCAGTGTGCTTTTTATACTTTTTGTGCTTACTTTGGGTTATTTGAGTGCGGGTGAGCTTAATGTCAAGGATAAATCAAGTCTTTTAAGTCTCGCACTTTTGTTTGGCTTTGGTTTTGGCTTTGTGATAGCAAGGGCACAAATTTGCTTTACTTCTTGTTTTAGAGACTTATTTTTATTTGGCAGGGATAAGGCTGTAAAAGGTGCTTTAATGGGTATGATTATCGCTTCTTTAATCGCCTTTGCCTTTATTTTACAAGGACACGGCACGAAGCTTATAGAACTTTCTCCTGCTCTTGCTTTGGGGGCGTTTTTATTTGGCTTTGGGATAGTGTTTGCTGGGGGTTGTGAGTGTGGCTGGACTTATAGGGCTTTTGAGGGACAGACGCATTTTATGCTTGTGGGCGTGGCAAATATAGCTGGGACTATGATTTTGGCTTTGAGTTATGATTTGATCCCTAGTGCTTTAAAAGACGGAGTGAAGATTAATTTATTGAGTTTGGGAAATTTGACGGGTTTTGGGCTTAATTTCACACTTTTTATTTTTGTATTTGTTTTGATTTTATGCTATAAGAAAAATTTTTTTAAGG